A genomic window from Helicobacter pylori includes:
- the nspC gene encoding carboxynorspermidine decarboxylase: protein MKQFSAIPTPCYVLESERLEKNANILEIVCQQSGAKILLALKGYAFWREFGILRKKLNGCCASGLYEAKLAFEEFGGRESQKEICVYSPAFKEAEINAILPLATSVVFNSFYQYATYKDRILEKNKQLEKLGLSPIKMGLRINPLYSEVTPAIYNPCAKTSRLGIAPSEFEKGVKEHGLEGVNGLHFHTHCEQNADALCRTLEHVERHFKPYLEGMEWVNFGGGHHITKSDYDVNLLIQTIKDFKERYHNIEVILEPGEAIGWQCGFLIASVIDIVKNGQEIAILDASFSAHMPDCLEMPYRPSILKISIENDEELIEVEKGENQGAFSYFLGGPTCLAGDFMGSFSFDTPLKRGDKILFKDMLHYTIVKNNSFNGVPLPSLAKIDDQGFKILKSFSYEDYKNRN, encoded by the coding sequence ATGAAACAATTTAGCGCTATCCCCACCCCTTGCTATGTGCTAGAGAGCGAACGCTTAGAAAAAAACGCTAATATTTTAGAAATCGTGTGCCAACAAAGTGGGGCAAAAATTTTGCTCGCTTTAAAAGGGTATGCGTTTTGGCGCGAGTTTGGCATTTTAAGGAAAAAATTGAACGGGTGTTGCGCGAGCGGTCTTTATGAAGCCAAGCTCGCTTTTGAAGAATTTGGGGGGCGAGAGAGCCAAAAAGAAATTTGCGTGTATAGCCCGGCCTTTAAAGAAGCTGAAATCAATGCCATTTTACCCCTAGCCACAAGCGTTGTTTTTAACTCTTTTTACCAATACGCCACTTATAAAGACAGGATTTTAGAGAAAAACAAGCAATTAGAAAAATTAGGCTTAAGCCCCATTAAAATGGGTTTGAGGATCAACCCTCTTTATAGCGAAGTAACTCCGGCGATTTATAACCCATGCGCTAAAACAAGCCGGTTAGGGATTGCGCCTAGCGAATTTGAAAAAGGGGTGAAAGAGCATGGCTTAGAGGGGGTGAACGGGTTGCATTTCCATACGCATTGCGAGCAAAACGCTGATGCGTTGTGCCGGACTTTAGAGCATGTAGAAAGGCATTTCAAGCCTTATTTAGAGGGCATGGAGTGGGTGAATTTTGGTGGAGGGCATCATATCACCAAGAGCGATTATGATGTGAATTTGCTCATCCAAACGATTAAGGATTTTAAAGAACGCTACCATAATATAGAAGTGATTTTAGAACCCGGGGAAGCCATAGGGTGGCAATGCGGGTTTTTAATCGCAAGCGTGATAGACATCGTTAAAAACGGCCAAGAAATTGCGATTTTAGACGCTTCTTTTAGCGCTCACATGCCGGATTGCTTAGAAATGCCCTATCGCCCTAGCATTCTTAAAATTTCCATAGAAAACGATGAAGAGCTTATTGAAGTTGAAAAGGGTGAAAACCAAGGGGCTTTTTCTTACTTTTTGGGTGGCCCTACTTGTTTGGCGGGGGATTTTATGGGGAGTTTTAGTTTTGATACGCCTTTAAAAAGGGGCGATAAAATCTTATTTAAAGACATGCTCCATTATACGATCGTTAAAAACAACTCGTTTAATGGCGTCCCGCTCCCAAGTCTGGCTAAAATAGACGATCAAGGTTTCAAAATCCTTAAAAGCTTTTCTTATGAAGATTATAAAAACAGAAATTAG
- the lpxE gene encoding lipid A 1-phosphatase LpxE produces MPKSFSKTLLLFSLGLILLGIFIPFPKVPKQQSVPSVFHFTEHYARFLPTILSVAIPLIQRDAIGLFQVANASIATTILTHTAKRALNNVTIHHQRLGERPYGGNFNMPSGHSSMVGLAVVFLLRRYSFKKYLWLLPFIPLTMLARIYLDMHTIGAVLAGLGIGMLCVGLFTSPKNLN; encoded by the coding sequence CTGCCCAAAAGCTTTTCTAAAACTTTGTTGTTGTTTAGTTTGGGCTTGATTTTATTGGGTATTTTTATCCCTTTCCCTAAAGTCCCTAAACAACAGAGCGTGCCTTCAGTGTTTCATTTCACCGAGCATTACGCGCGCTTCCTCCCTACGATTTTATCCGTGGCAATCCCCTTAATCCAAAGAGATGCCATAGGGCTTTTTCAAGTCGCTAACGCTTCTATCGCTACGACCATTCTCACGCACACTGCTAAAAGAGCCTTAAATAATGTAACTATCCATCACCAGCGTTTGGGAGAGCGCCCTTATGGAGGTAATTTCAACATGCCAAGCGGGCATTCGTCTATGGTGGGTTTAGCCGTGGTGTTTTTACTGCGCCGTTATTCTTTTAAAAAATACTTGTGGCTCTTGCCTTTCATCCCTTTAACCATGCTCGCTCGCATTTATTTAGACATGCACACCATTGGCGCGGTGTTGGCCGGGCTTGGTATTGGAATGCTGTGCGTGGGTCTTTTCACAAGCCCCAAAAACCTTAATTGA